In Brachionichthys hirsutus isolate HB-005 chromosome 5, CSIRO-AGI_Bhir_v1, whole genome shotgun sequence, a single genomic region encodes these proteins:
- the LOC137893967 gene encoding uncharacterized oxidoreductase YjmC-like isoform X1, translated as MTTRRCLITKAEVQMFIERCMVAVGTQAHHARSLAEVLVEGDNRGHYSHGLNRMDMYVKDIESGICAKYGEPAVDKESVATALVNGNNLLGPVVGNFCMNLAIKKAKEVGIGWVVAHGSNHYGIAGHYSLTAVKENMIGMSFTNTSPLVVPTRAKEGTLGTNPISVAAPANNADSFVLDMATSAVALGKVELHDRRGDPIPEGWGCDAEGKLTPDPKKVLNGGGLVPIGGNEATGGYKGYGLGMMVEVFCGILAGAKYSNNIRTWKVTDRVADLGQCFVAINPEHFAPGFKDRMSSLLDIQRGLEPADSDKPVLVAGDPERCNEKSCEQLGGIPYHINVVSYMNECAKRIGVTQLLPCNSILSD; from the exons ATGTCTGATCACCAAGGCGGAGGTGCAGATGTTCATTGAGCGGTGCATGGTCGCCGTGGGAACCCAGGCGCATCATGCCCGCAGCCTGGCTGAGGTGCTGGTGGAGGGAGACAACAGAGGCCACTACAGCCACGGACTCAACAGGATGG ACATGTACGTAAAGGACATCGAGTCGGGAATCTGTGCCAAATACGGCGAGCCAGCGGTGGATAAAGAGAGCGTGGCCACGGCTCTGGTCAACGGAAACAACCTGCTGGGTCCCGTGGTGGGAAATTTCTGCATGAATCTGGCCATTAAGAAGGCCAAAGAAGTCGGCATCGGCTGGGTGGTGGCACACG GTTCCAACCACTACGGGATCGCCGGCCACTATTCACTGACGGCTGTGAAGGAAAACATGATT GGGATGTCCTTTACCAACACGTCCCCACTGGTGGTCCCCACGCGTGCAAAAGAG GGCACTCTGGGAACCAACCCCATCAGTGTCGCGGCTCCAGCCAATAATGCAGACAGCTTTGTTCTGGACATGGCCACATCAGCAGTCGCGCTGGGAAAG GTGGAGCTCCATGACCGGCGTGGCGATCCCATCCCTGAGGGCTGGGGTTGCGACGCAGAAGGGAAACTGACCCCCGACCCCAAGAAAGTTCTGAACGGAGGAGGACTGGTCCCCATCGGTGGCAATGAGGCCACAG GAGGATACAAAGGCTACGGTCTGGGAATGATGGTGGAAGTGTTCTGTGGGATTTTGGCCGGTGCCAAATACAGCAATAATATTCGCACTTGGAAAGTAACGGACCGTGTCGCTGACCTG GGTCAATGCTTCGTGGCGATCAACCCCGAACATTTTGCTCCTGGCTTTAAGGACAGGATGTCGAGCCTGTTGGACATCCAAAGAGGACTGGAGCCC GCCGACTCTGACAAACCTGTTTTGGTGGCTGGAGATCCAGAGAGATGCAACGAGAAGAGCTGTGAGCAGTTGGGTGGGATCCCCTACCACATCAACGTCGTCAGCTACATG AACGAATGTGCCAAGAGAATTGGAGTCACCCAGCTGTTGCCATGCAACAGCATCCTCTCTGATTAG
- the LOC137893967 gene encoding uncharacterized oxidoreductase YjmC-like isoform X2, whose translation MSRCLITKAEVQMFIERCMVAVGTQAHHARSLAEVLVEGDNRGHYSHGLNRMDMYVKDIESGICAKYGEPAVDKESVATALVNGNNLLGPVVGNFCMNLAIKKAKEVGIGWVVAHGSNHYGIAGHYSLTAVKENMIGMSFTNTSPLVVPTRAKEGTLGTNPISVAAPANNADSFVLDMATSAVALGKVELHDRRGDPIPEGWGCDAEGKLTPDPKKVLNGGGLVPIGGNEATGGYKGYGLGMMVEVFCGILAGAKYSNNIRTWKVTDRVADLGQCFVAINPEHFAPGFKDRMSSLLDIQRGLEPADSDKPVLVAGDPERCNEKSCEQLGGIPYHINVVSYMNECAKRIGVTQLLPCNSILSD comes from the exons ATGTCTGATCACCAAGGCGGAGGTGCAGATGTTCATTGAGCGGTGCATGGTCGCCGTGGGAACCCAGGCGCATCATGCCCGCAGCCTGGCTGAGGTGCTGGTGGAGGGAGACAACAGAGGCCACTACAGCCACGGACTCAACAGGATGG ACATGTACGTAAAGGACATCGAGTCGGGAATCTGTGCCAAATACGGCGAGCCAGCGGTGGATAAAGAGAGCGTGGCCACGGCTCTGGTCAACGGAAACAACCTGCTGGGTCCCGTGGTGGGAAATTTCTGCATGAATCTGGCCATTAAGAAGGCCAAAGAAGTCGGCATCGGCTGGGTGGTGGCACACG GTTCCAACCACTACGGGATCGCCGGCCACTATTCACTGACGGCTGTGAAGGAAAACATGATT GGGATGTCCTTTACCAACACGTCCCCACTGGTGGTCCCCACGCGTGCAAAAGAG GGCACTCTGGGAACCAACCCCATCAGTGTCGCGGCTCCAGCCAATAATGCAGACAGCTTTGTTCTGGACATGGCCACATCAGCAGTCGCGCTGGGAAAG GTGGAGCTCCATGACCGGCGTGGCGATCCCATCCCTGAGGGCTGGGGTTGCGACGCAGAAGGGAAACTGACCCCCGACCCCAAGAAAGTTCTGAACGGAGGAGGACTGGTCCCCATCGGTGGCAATGAGGCCACAG GAGGATACAAAGGCTACGGTCTGGGAATGATGGTGGAAGTGTTCTGTGGGATTTTGGCCGGTGCCAAATACAGCAATAATATTCGCACTTGGAAAGTAACGGACCGTGTCGCTGACCTG GGTCAATGCTTCGTGGCGATCAACCCCGAACATTTTGCTCCTGGCTTTAAGGACAGGATGTCGAGCCTGTTGGACATCCAAAGAGGACTGGAGCCC GCCGACTCTGACAAACCTGTTTTGGTGGCTGGAGATCCAGAGAGATGCAACGAGAAGAGCTGTGAGCAGTTGGGTGGGATCCCCTACCACATCAACGTCGTCAGCTACATG AACGAATGTGCCAAGAGAATTGGAGTCACCCAGCTGTTGCCATGCAACAGCATCCTCTCTGATTAG